Part of the Salinigranum rubrum genome is shown below.
CGCTCCGAGCCACCGGTGCAATCGCCGAGTTCGAGGTGCAGACCTGGCCCGGCGAGGTAGTGCTCTCGGACGCTGCGGCGCCCGACGGGGCCATTCGAACCTTCGAGCGCCTCGAAGGGTGGGCCGACGAGCGGGGCGCGAGCGTCCGCCCGGCGTTCGACGTCCGGACCGTCTCGTCGCTCGTCGGGAACCGCCGCGAGATACTCACGCTCCCGATGATGTGTCTCACGGTCTCGTCGGGGGACGAACTCGTCGGCGTGTTCCCCCACCAGGAGGGAGGGAACACGGTGACCATCGGCGACTGTCTCGACGCGTTCGAGCGCCGAGCCGACGGCGACCGGGAGACCGACGCTCCGACCGGCGTCGAACCGGTCAGCCCGTAGCCCGGTCGTCCGTTCTTCGATACGCCGGTCGTCCGCTCTCCCATACGCCCGTCGTCACTGTGTTCCGGTCGTCGCCGTCCTCGGGGACGGCGACCGGCACCGACTGACGGCGGGCCGTCTCACTCGTCCGCTTCGAGTTCGTCGAGGATGGGTCGGTACTTCAACTGCACCTCGTCCCACTCGCGGTCGGGGTCGGAGTCGGCGACGATTCCCACGCCGGCGAACAGCGTCACCTTCGACTGTGAGGCGACGGCCGACCGGAGCGCGACGGCGAACGAGCCGTAGCCGGCGGCGTCGATCCAGCCGACGGGTGCGGCGTACCACCCCCGGTCGAACGGCTCCGTCTCTCGAATCGTCGCCAGCGCGTCCTCGGGCGGGAGCCCGCCCACCGCGGGCGTCGGGTGGAGCGCCTCGACCAGGTCGAGGACGTGGTAATCCCGGTCGAGTTCGGCGGTGATCGGCGTCCAGAGGTGCTGGACCGTCGCCAGCCTGCGGACGCCCCGCTCGCCCATCGCGACCGACGCGGCGAAGGGGGCGAGCTGGTCACGGATGGTTTCGGCGACCAGGTCGTGTTCGTGGACGTTCTTGTCCGACCCCATCAGCTCGCGGGCGAGCCACTCGTCCTCCGTGGGCGTCTCGCCGCGACCGGTCGTCCCCGCGAGCGCGCCCGTCTCGACGGTGCGGCCGCGGACGGAGACCAGTCGCTCGGGCGTCGCCCCGAAGAAGGTCGCCTCCCCCGCCGCGGGCTCGACGAGAAAGCGGTGACAGTCGGGGTACTTCTCGCCCAGTCGGACGAGCGTGTCGGAGAGGGACAGCGGCGCGTCGAGGTCGACTTCGAGCGCCTGCGCGAGGACGACTTTCCGGAGGTCGCCCGCGCGGATGCGTGAGACGGCGGCCTCGACCCCCTCGCGCCAGTCGTCGAGCGCGGTCGTCCGGGTTCGCTCGCGGATGCCCGGCCGCGGGCCCATCGGGTCGTCGGCCAACCCCCGCAGTCGCTCGCGCTCGTCGTCGAGTCGGGTCTCGACGGCTTCGGGGGTGGCGTCCGGACCGACGGCGTTGACCGTGAGCCACGTCCCGTTGTCGGCGTACGTCACCTGAACGCGAGGGAAGACGAACCGGGCGTCGGGGAACGCCTCCCAGGGGCTGCGTTCGGCGCCCTCGTCGTGAAAG
Proteins encoded:
- a CDS encoding isochorismate synthase encodes the protein MEQLGTGEVEHLVSRTVRIREPPFRAVLETATRPRTVWSAPDDATVVGSGAAATVTANGPERFTRVREAAEALFETGDVHAGTEAARPRLFGGFAFHDEGAERSPWEAFPDARFVFPRVQVTYADNGTWLTVNAVGPDATPEAVETRLDDERERLRGLADDPMGPRPGIRERTRTTALDDWREGVEAAVSRIRAGDLRKVVLAQALEVDLDAPLSLSDTLVRLGEKYPDCHRFLVEPAAGEATFFGATPERLVSVRGRTVETGALAGTTGRGETPTEDEWLARELMGSDKNVHEHDLVAETIRDQLAPFAASVAMGERGVRRLATVQHLWTPITAELDRDYHVLDLVEALHPTPAVGGLPPEDALATIRETEPFDRGWYAAPVGWIDAAGYGSFAVALRSAVASQSKVTLFAGVGIVADSDPDREWDEVQLKYRPILDELEADE
- a CDS encoding HTH domain-containing protein, which translates into the protein MERTGEDVDVLDAVARLDDASMTLRTRTPVCGARTTVIDRLGSLRATGAIAEFEVQTWPGEVVLSDAAAPDGAIRTFERLEGWADERGASVRPAFDVRTVSSLVGNRREILTLPMMCLTVSSGDELVGVFPHQEGGNTVTIGDCLDAFERRADGDRETDAPTGVEPVSP